A genome region from Triticum aestivum cultivar Chinese Spring chromosome 2B, IWGSC CS RefSeq v2.1, whole genome shotgun sequence includes the following:
- the LOC123045964 gene encoding UDP-rhamnose/UDP-galactose transporter 6 yields MAPGSKAEKKAALDAGAWMFNVVTSVGIIMVNKALMATHGFSFATTLTGMHFATTTLMTLVMKWLGYVQPSHLPLSELVKFVFFANLSIVGMNVSLMWNSVGFYQIAKLSIIPLLCIMEVLFENFRYSRDTKLSIVVVLVGVGVCTVSDVSVNAQGLVAAVIAVCGTALQQHYVNYLQRKYSLNSLKLLGHTAPAQAASLLILGPFVDFWLTRNRIDTFHYTSTVTFFIVLSCVISVGTNLSQFICIGRFTAVTFQVIGHMKTILVLTLGFLLFGKEGLNFHVAFGMILAIVGMIWYSSASSKPGGKERQGVASEKAQKSPQSELDDKV; encoded by the exons ATGGCACCAGGAAGCAAGGCAGAGAAAAAAGCAGCATTGGATGCTGGGGCATGGATGTTCAATGTTGTAACTTCGGTTGGCATAATCATGGTCAACAAGGCCTTAATGGCTACACATGGTTTTAGCTTTG CCACAACATTGACTGGGATGCATTTTGCAACTACCACTTTGATGACATTGGTAATGAAATGGTTAGGATACGTTCAGCCATCTCATTTACCTCTATCGGAGCTAGTAAAGTTTGTATTTTTTGCAAACCTATCAATTGTTGGAATGAATGTTAGCTTGATGTGGAACTCTGTTGGCTTTTATCAG ATTGCGAAGCTATCTATTATTCCACTTCTATGCATTATGGAGGTCCTGTTCGAAAATTTCCGTTACTCGAGGGATACAAAGCTTAGTATAGTGGTTGTCCTTGTAGGTGTGGGAGTGTGTACAGTTTCTGATGTTAGTGTAAATGCGCAAGGATTGGTAGCTGCCGTAATAGCAGTTTGCGGCACTGCTTTACAACAGCAT TATGTCAATTACCTTCAACGGAAGTACTCGCTCAACTCACTCAAACTCTTGGGTCACACTGCACCAGCTCAAGCAGCTTCACTGTTGATATTAGGCCCATTCGTGGACTTCTGGCTGACCAGGAATAGAATCGACACTTTTCACTACACCAGCACAGTGACG TTCTTCATTGTGCTGTCATGCGTTATTTCAGTCGGGACCAATCTCAGCCAATTCATATGCATTGGGAGATTCACCGCCGTCACGTTTCAAGTGATCGGACACATGAAGACAATTCTCGTGCTAACCCTGGGATTTCTGTTGTTCGGGAAAGAAGGCCTGAATTTCCACGTGGCGTTTGGTATGATCCTCGCCATTGTTGGGATGATATGGTACAGCAGCGCGTCTTCGAAACCCGGAGGCAAGGAGCGGCAGGGTGTGGCGAGTGAGAAGGCCCAGAAGTCGCCACAGTCGGAGCTGGACGATAAAGTATGA